A window of Ruminiclostridium herbifermentans genomic DNA:
ATCTAATAGCTTTTGAAGATTGATTGAGTCTTCTAAAGTCTTTTCATAAAAATCAGTTTTAGTATTGTATAATGCTATGCACAATATAACATTAACAAAAACTAGCAATGCCACAGCTGGAATAAAACCAAATAAGATATTTTCAGTGAGCAAGGAACTTATGGCCCATTTTGCCCAACCAAATAGCGGAAATAGATTATATAAATAATGTGTGAATAGTCTCTGTGAAGTCTGTTTTAAATCAAAGCTTGTAATAATAAATAAAACCACGAACACAAGCACTAAAACTCCAATTAAGGTCAAAAATATTATCCTTGCATTCTTTTTAAAACCTGGTTTCTCTATATCTAAAATATAGAAATAGTAATAGGACAGATATATACAGCCAAATAAAAGACTGATAACAAGCAAAACTACTATAAATTTGGGTACTGTAAGCGCAGCTCCTAATATATACGGAAAGTAAAAGCAAATAAAAAGTGCGGTCAAAACAGAAACAGGAGCTGTTGAAATTAATATGTAGGCTAGTACAGTCCTCTTCTCAAAGGGTCCTGAAAACAGAAAATTTGCATCTGCCATTGTTAAAATGCCAGTATCTCTTGAAAGAAAAGAATTGTATAAAATAACCCCTATCAACAAAATTATGCCTGCCATAATAGTTTCTGAAAATACACCGTCAGCAGCCTGCCGTTTTGCTATAAATGATAAAACAAAAGAAGATCCTAATCCAAATACTGCAACTACTGTAATAATAGTAGAAACTACACTGGAAAAGGCACGTTTAATTTTATTTATATAGTGTCTTTTGAGCAAATACAATATTGCCTCCATTAAGCTTCAGCCCCCTCAGTAAGTTCAAAGAACATTTTTTTCAAATCTCCGCCCTCAAGCTGATCTTTTGTGACTTCGCATATAATTTTCCCCTTATTCATGATGTAGGCTCTGTCCCACACATCGTTAATTGTATCAATAATATGGGTGCTTACAAAAACACTCTTTCCACTAGCTTTAAGTTCCTCAAAAATACTCAGAACTTCATTAATAGCCTTTGGATCCAGTCCAACCAAAGGTTCATCAAAAAGTACAGCCTTTGGATCTGTTAACAGCGCTAAAGCAATGCTCAACTTCTGTGTCATTCCTTTTGATAACTCACGTACATATTTATCCTTTTTATCATAAATTTCAAGTCTTTCGAAAATAACTTTAATTTTGTCTTTCCAATCATTATTTAGCTTGTACGCTTTGGCTATAAACTCTGCATGCTCCCAAGGAGTCAACAGTTCATACAAGGCTGGTGTTTCAGGTATGTAACCAAATATCCTTTTTGCATCTATTGTTTTATTAGGAAATTCGCATATAGTTATCTCACCTTCAAATTTCAATAAACCAGCTATACTCTTAATGGTGGTTGATTTACCAGCACCATTAGGTCCTAATAATATTGTAATTTCACCCGGTTTTGCAGTAAGTGATATGTTATCTACTGCCTTAATCTTTTTGTATTCCTTTGTTAAGTTTTTCACTGAAATCATTTTATTTTTGTTCCTCCAATTTATTGTTTATTGTGATTAACTCATCCCAATTTAAGTCATGCTAAAGCACAGTCTATATTTCTAGTTGCTCATTTGCATAAACATTTATTAATAAACACACCATGAGAGCCATAAACCAAGAAAAACATAAAAATTCACGCTTAAATATTTTATCATATATGGTTTAAATTGTATATTAAGTATGCTTAAAGCCGTTTTATTTCCAAAACACATATACAACTAAAAAATAAAATTCATTTCTTATTTAAATTGCATTCACCCAAACTTATAAAGGTTTGACTCAAAAATACCTAGAAATTATAGCTAGTACTTACATGGTGCCATTTCGAATTATGAGTTCATCGATACTTTAAGCTGCCTTCCACATTCACCATCCATAGTACATTAGTATTTTATGGTCTGCTGCAAAACAAGAATTATATAATCAACAGTATAGTGTTTATTAATACACCTGTAAAGTATACTCCATGCACGTTCCCCAAATTAGCACTGAAATAATTTGGGTGAAGAACAAGTACTTCCGCCAACTATATAACCAAAGCATCTAGTCTTTATTAATACTCCCAGTTACTTACTTCCGCTATGTTGGCTATATTATTTGCTCTTCACCTACTATTTTTAGTATCAATTCCTAACCTAGCTTCGCAATTATATGTATTGCTACTGCGTAACATTTCTTATGAAAATCCTCAATATCATAAGTTGTTGTTTTGTAAAAGCCTCTATTATCAAATTAAAATAATGTAATCCAGTACAGCAAACAGTTAAATATTCTAATGATTTAACACACGATAAATGTCCTCATTCTTGCACCCAGCCTTTCTCATAGGCTCTACAATATCTTTAACAAAGTCAGGGACATAGGTTTTTAAAGCTTTAAATGTTCCCGCCATCTTATACTCATTTAGCATAGCAGGCAAAAAAATAGTCTCTCCAGCCTTAAAATCAACCGTCATTTTCTCAGTTTCTATAACTCCATTACCTTCAATACATATAAACACATAGAACTTGCTGCCATCACAAATTTCAGAGACACTCCCATCTACATCATATCTCTCACAGGCAAAAAACTTGTTTGCTAAAAAAATTGTCTTATTACAGGTTTCATTTATTTTAATATCTACGCCTTCACACTTGATATTTTTGAAATTTGTATCAAATTTAATTACATCCATAGCCTTTTCCAATTGTAAAGGACGTTTGGCACCATTTTTGTCAACTCTGTTATAATCATAAACTCTATATGTTGTATCTGAACTCTGCTGTATCTCCGCAATTACTATCCCAGCCCCAATTGCATGAACCAATCCAGCTGGTATATTGATAACATCTCCAGGTTTAACCTCTATATTCTGAAGGCAATCTTCTATTCTATTTTCTCTAATTGCATTGTCAAACTCTTTTTTTGTTACACCCGGTTTAAGACCTGCCACAAGCTTTGCCTCTGGCTTTACGTCCATTATATACCACATTTCATTTTTTCCTAAGCCTCCCTCGTACACTGCTGCATAGTTATCTTCACAATGCACTTGTACAGAAAGCTTGTCATTTGCATCTATAAGTTTTATTAATAGCGGTATTTCCTCACAATTGACAGGGAAATTTTTACCTAGAATATTTATAGAATCATTTTTAATTATCTCCGGAAGGGTTTTTCCTGCATGTTCACCATTTGCAATTACACTAACACCATTTTTATGACAAGAAAGTTCCCAGCTTTCTGCAACAGTACCATCTGGAAGCTCTCTGTTTAACTTTTCGAAGTAACGACCACCCCAAAGGTAATCCTTATAAACCGGCTTTAGCTTTATTGGATAATACATGTCGCTCTCCCATGTAATAAGTGCCAAGAGAATAACATTACATTCTTTCAGACTTATTATACAGCATATCATTTCCTAAGACCATTATATGCAAGACCTAACATAGTGGCAACACGTAATAAATGTATGTTTTTCCAATTATACCACTAATTACTTTGGTATTTATTATTGTATTTCCAATATTTTATACACTTTTTAGCACAATACCAATATTCCACAGTCAATTAATACATTTATTTTTCCACATTACTTCTAATTATTTTTCATCTATTGTAATATTACTTATTTATTTTTCATCTATGAACTTTTATTATATGTTTTTATTCTTAAATTTGTGTATTTGCAGTGACAAATTAGTAATTGAAAATGTAAAGAAGGCAAGTACAAACGCAGTTAAAAAACCTACTTGAGCTATAATATCATTACTTGGAAATTTAATTGCACTATAAATTAGTTTTCCTAGAAAAATAAATTCTAGCAAAAGACCGCCAATCATTATTCTCAACAATTTTTTGTTTCTAGCTATAAGAGCATCAAAATCAGTATATAGTTCTGGTCTCTCATCTTCATACTGCTTTCTTAATACATACCACCCCATACCAATTTGATTTATCTTCCAACCAGCATCATTAATTATTGATATATACTCAGGTGTCAATTTATCCTGATAATCAATGCAATATCTAGCTTTAGTTGGAGTACAATTTTCGAAATAAAAAACCACTCCTTTAAATTTTGTTTTAACCAACCTCAAGCCACTATTCTCCATACTTTCAAGCCAACTTTCTATTTTTTCATAATTCCATGCCCACCACCACTTAAATATCCTAATCATTATAATCCCTCCAATATACTATGACCATTTTTACATAGTTCATCAATTCTTCTTAATTCCTCTTCTAAAAGCCAAACTCCATCATCGGTCAGCTTGTATAATTTTCTTCTGTCCTCTTCACCTGCCGATACAATTAGGTTATCCTTT
This region includes:
- a CDS encoding type I phosphomannose isomerase catalytic subunit; translated protein: MYYPIKLKPVYKDYLWGGRYFEKLNRELPDGTVAESWELSCHKNGVSVIANGEHAGKTLPEIIKNDSINILGKNFPVNCEEIPLLIKLIDANDKLSVQVHCEDNYAAVYEGGLGKNEMWYIMDVKPEAKLVAGLKPGVTKKEFDNAIRENRIEDCLQNIEVKPGDVINIPAGLVHAIGAGIVIAEIQQSSDTTYRVYDYNRVDKNGAKRPLQLEKAMDVIKFDTNFKNIKCEGVDIKINETCNKTIFLANKFFACERYDVDGSVSEICDGSKFYVFICIEGNGVIETEKMTVDFKAGETIFLPAMLNEYKMAGTFKALKTYVPDFVKDIVEPMRKAGCKNEDIYRVLNH
- a CDS encoding ABC transporter ATP-binding protein; the encoded protein is MISVKNLTKEYKKIKAVDNISLTAKPGEITILLGPNGAGKSTTIKSIAGLLKFEGEITICEFPNKTIDAKRIFGYIPETPALYELLTPWEHAEFIAKAYKLNNDWKDKIKVIFERLEIYDKKDKYVRELSKGMTQKLSIALALLTDPKAVLFDEPLVGLDPKAINEVLSIFEELKASGKSVFVSTHIIDTINDVWDRAYIMNKGKIICEVTKDQLEGGDLKKMFFELTEGAEA
- a CDS encoding DUF2812 domain-containing protein, yielding MIRIFKWWWAWNYEKIESWLESMENSGLRLVKTKFKGVVFYFENCTPTKARYCIDYQDKLTPEYISIINDAGWKINQIGMGWYVLRKQYEDERPELYTDFDALIARNKKLLRIMIGGLLLEFIFLGKLIYSAIKFPSNDIIAQVGFLTAFVLAFFTFSITNLSLQIHKFKNKNI
- a CDS encoding putative ABC exporter domain-containing protein, which translates into the protein MEAILYLLKRHYINKIKRAFSSVVSTIITVVAVFGLGSSFVLSFIAKRQAADGVFSETIMAGIILLIGVILYNSFLSRDTGILTMADANFLFSGPFEKRTVLAYILISTAPVSVLTALFICFYFPYILGAALTVPKFIVVLLVISLLFGCIYLSYYYFYILDIEKPGFKKNARIIFLTLIGVLVLVFVVLFIITSFDLKQTSQRLFTHYLYNLFPLFGWAKWAISSLLTENILFGFIPAVALLVFVNVILCIALYNTKTDFYEKTLEDSINLQKLLDDKKANGNVDVRSVAKLKKKASNVEFSLGAGAIYSRQKLESNKLSLGARYRELYMGLIYLAFGVIFGLDFYFVMMMIGFSSLTMSLNDSWHREFKKPYVFLIPASSFSKLIVSILPGLTKTLISGVISITIAGLVYKLEPVNLIGYLLIFASFVVLFIFAEVLTYRMIGPSANAVAVTFMRMCFALATFIPAIVVIVVVSFVLNDIPNMLVTAACLLLTNLLTSTLLAFLSRGIFENSEIMD